Below is a genomic region from Nymphalis io chromosome 16, ilAglIoxx1.1, whole genome shotgun sequence.
ATTTTGAATCTTACATAATGACTTTATTCTCGTAACATGAAATACTCAAAACGTTTTCCTACTATACAACGAAAGCTAAGCAGCGGTGACGTCAGAAGGAAGGTGTCAAGTGAGCGATACGCCCGCAGGATGCACCCCGACGTGCTGACGGACAAGGACTGCGAGAACGTGTACGAGCTGGTGTACTCGTCGTGGCGCGGCgtggcggcggcggcgggcgaGTTCCTCAACGTGCGGCTGTTCCGCGCCGACgacgcgccgccgcccgcgcgctCGCGCCGCGGCAAGGCGCGCCTGCCCAACACGCCGCTCGTGCGCGACCTCGTGCAGTTCTTCATCGAGTCCGAGCTGCACGAGCACGGCGCCTACCTCGTCGACTCGCTCATCGAGTCCAACCCCATGATGAAGGACTGGGAGTGCATGACCGACCTGCTGCTCGAGGAGGCGGGTGCCGGCGAGGAGGCGCTGGACAACCGGCAGGAGTCGTCGCTCATCGAGCTGATGGTGTGCTGCGTGCGACAGGCCAGCACCGGCGAGCCGCCCGTCGGCCGCGGCGCCTCGCGCAAGCACCACCACATGCTGTCCAAGGAGCAGGCCAAGGTACCGCCGGCCGAGTTCCGCGCTCAAATTACGATTTGAACCGTTCCGAAGGCTGACACTTCTAAAATATGACTACGACACGCAGATGGTGAGCGACGACCGCGCCAAGATGACGACGCACTTCATGGTGACGCTGCCGGCGCTGCTCGACAAGTTCGGCGCCGACCCCGAGAAGCTCACCAACCTAGTGGCAATCCCGCAGTACTTCGACCTCGAGCTGTACACCACGCAACGGCAGGAGGGCGTACGTATTCGACCCCGCCCGTTCCTCCGCGGTCCGCCCCCGACACACCCGTGATGCTGACGTTGCTCTGTGCAGAACCTGACGCTGCTGCTGAACAAGATCCGCGAGATCGTGAAGGTGCAGACGGAGGCGGAGGTGCTGGAGACGTGCGGGCGCACGCTGGAGGTGCTGTGCGGCGAGCAGCACGCCGTGTACACGCGCTGCAACGTGGCGCGCGCCACCGTCACCGACATGTGCGTCAACCGCTACAAGGAGGCCATCGACGACTACCGCAGCCTCGTCGAGGGCGGCGAGACGCCCGACGCCGACGAGCTGTTCAACGTCATCAACTCGCTGCGCAAGGTGTCCATCATGTACATGTGCCACAACCTCAACGACACCAACATCTGGGACTCGCTGTTCGAGGACCTGCCCAAGTGCGTGGGCGACGCCGACTCGGGTATGCCGGCGCAGGCGCTGGTGTACGTGGTGCGCGCGTGCTTCTACTCCGTGCTGTGGTCGCTGCACGAGTTGGAGGAGCGCGGCGAGGGCGGGCCGCTGCGCGAGCGGCTGGCGGCCTACGCCGCGCTGTGCCGCGACGTGGTGGCGCGCGGGCGCTCGGCCGAGCTGCGCGAGGAGGCGTACAGCAGCCTGTGCGACCTGCTCATCTTCTTCGCCGAGCAGCCCGGCGCGCGCCGCCCCGCGCTCGAGCCCGACGCGCCGCTCTGCGACCTGCTCAACGACTTCGTGCAGGAGTTCGTCTTCGTGCACCACAACTACGGTACCGGCTCGGCCCCGTCCTATGCCCTCTCGGTGCACTACGGTGTACCGCGCTCACTGAATAGTTCCGATAGCGGCGTCGccgtttatttgttatttaacgaGTATGGCGTTTAGGATGACAACCTTGGTAAAGGTCTGCCGCGATCGGGAGGAGGGATGATTTCTGGTTTAATTtttctacttatttattattccataCGAAGTTGTAGGTTATCGCTTGGTTATGTCACACTCGCGTACACCCAGTTCCAGCACACATGGACCCCAAATACGTACAAACACCACATTCGCCCATCACACCCACAAACACGAGCACGCTTAAACGCGTACACGTTGACACGCGCTCACTCGAGCACCGTTTTTGTAATAACGAATTCCTATGGAATTTCTTTCATCCCGAACGCCATACTGCCTAATAGAATCGGACCTGTAAcgatgagaaaaaaatatgcattatttCGTTACAAATAATCGATCGGAAGCGAAACGACATAAGACATAACGTAACGCGCTGTGTCTGCTTGCATGTCTCGCTCCGTGCGGCGCGCCGCGGCCCCCGGTAAGCCCCCGGCGCCCCTTGCCTTAGTAATGCCGCCCCGCGCCCCGCGCGCCGCGCCCCCCGCGAccataatgcatatttttgtCTCTGCCGCGCCGCGCCCGCGACATTACTAAGGGAAATGGTCGCGCCCGCTCCTTGCATGCCGCTTTTTGTTGTGTACTCGGCGGTAGACTCGCCTCCATGCATGACCCGTACGTCCAATAGTCTAGTGACATGCGACGACGAGGCTTGCGATTGTCGCTCGACTTACGTTGCTTGTTTCATGACGCACCTCGAACTGGTTCCTAGAAGACGATCACGACACGATAATGCCTAAAACCATAATCACGTTCTGgtttgatcaaattaaaaagttactaaTTACATAAGTAGGTAGTAGCTAACACTTGCTTGATGACTAGGAACCAGaagttaatattatagaaattgcCGTCACAGAGCCTTTTTTAGCTTTAGCTGCCTGTCCACTACAAACGTAACGCTACTGCTACTAAAACGACTACATGCGACTTATTTCGAAGATCTTTTATGAGTCTCGAAAACTTGAGATGTTTTTCGTCGCAGAGCGTTACGTTTTCAGCGAACGAAATTATAACAAAGGGAGTGGTCGTAAAGATCAGAGATTTGTTGCAGACGGTCAAGACGAGAGACGAATCGAGGAGCTACACAAGCGACGCAACTTTCTCGCCGCCTACTGCAAGCTCATCGTGTACAACGTGGCGCCCATCCGCCGCGCAGCCGACGTCTTCAAGCACTACATCAAGGTATGCGTCGGCAGACTCACCCGTCCCGGCCCCGCTTCGCCGCCCACCCATGACCCCTGTGTCCGCAGTGCTACAACGACTACGGAGACATCATCAAGGCCACGTTGAGCAAGGCGCGCGAGATCAACAAGCTGAGCTGCGCGCTGACCATGGAGCTGGCGATGCAGGCGCTGTACACCGAGCTCGTGCAGCGCCACGCGTCGCCGCACCGCCAACTGCCAGAGTTCCTCGAGCTCAAGGAGCTGGCCAAGCGCTTCTCAGTCATGTTCGGCCTGGACGCCGTCAAGAATCGCGAGGCGCTGACGGCGCTGCATCGCGCCGGAGTCTCCTTCGCCGCGCTCGACCCGCCGCGACACCTGTTATTCCTCGAGCCGCTCGCGGAGTTCTCCGGCAAGCTGCTGCGTCAGGACAAGCGCGCCGTGCTCAAGGTACCGATGACCCCCACCGCCTCCTAATACAAGTACTATGGGACGTAATCGAGCCTCGCGTTAACGTATTGTGCAGTTCGCCGAGTCGCGCTTCTCGACGATGCAGTGGGGCGAGGAGTGGGCGCCGCTGCTGGCCTACCGCAACTCGCTGCTGACGGACGTGCCCGACGAGCGGCCGCCGCCCGCGCGTCGCCACTACACGCGCCGCAACCGTGAGCACTGCCCCCCCTCCCCACGCGCTTGTGCTCCCTCGTCGCCAGCCCtgacgtgtgtgtgtgtgtgtgtgtgtgcaggTGGTCAGAACGAGGAGGAGGAGGGCGATGACAACGCAGACTCGGACGCCGAGCCCGTGTGAGCCGAGTGTTACTACGCGTCTTGTAGCGTCGCTTCGGGTCGCCTCGTGTCGCCTCGGGTAGTCTGTCGTCTACTGTTTTCGGGGGTCGTCTTATGCCTTCTCGGGTAGTTTCGAGACGATACGCGATGATCGAAGTATCATCGTCGTTTTGGTTGTAAAAACatctatatttacattataacttGTTCGCTTTGACTCCTGAATTTGTATAAAGCATCAAaattaacaatacaataaaataagtgccaatgaatatttataaaactatattgcaCGAAAATAAAAAGCGGGGCTACACCTGGTGTAGCCTAAAGTCTATATATAGTTCAATCCACGAAGACGCGCCCCACTATTTTTCGTGAGGGAACAGCGCACCCCGGTGCGGGGCATTCAAAAAGAGCACCCGTCAGACGGATGCTCTTTTTGAAAGCGGAGGTGTAGTCGCCTAGATTAGTTTACGCAGCGTCGAATCTTCAGTCATCAAGAAAGtaagtacttaaaaaaaaatagttttttttaaattttactaacattattcatataatatacaaaaaaacggaacatttttttttcttaaaaaccaggcatgaaaataatatgaagttttatgtatattattggtaattataatgacaattaaatgtaattatttttttctagccAAGAGAAATGTTGAAAGTAtatgattttgaaaaaataattaaataataattatgcagaAATAATTACCGATACTATAAATGTCTGTAATTCATCGGAAGCTAAACACACGTTTCTGAAGTGTCGATTCAGactaatatgatttttttaattaataattattaataaaaatttaatttttataaaaccgtTATTAAGTTATGGACTTCGAGGATGTACTTCGTGTTAAGATATGGTGCCATCATCATAAATGGATTCTACGCAGGGCCCACTCGaaagtttaaattgtaattaaaactacttgtatttaaagataaatattattagcaaaaaaaaatatcacaaaatacTGAACATAGAATAAATTACATCGTTATTTAAAGTcggtcatatatatttatttgggaaacatacagcataatataatacataaacgttTGGTAACAAAAtgagtctcacataagccaacaaagtttccacttttacattcaaacatggagtgaacctaacaataacaagttatttaacaattaattaaatttaaaaagcagaacaaataaaaatataggaatattaatcacaaatacagttttaaggcttctaagaacttaaataaataaaatgtatatactcaccaaaaggaatatatttaatcgtttaaaactgatagcgtcggtaagcgaccggcgcctgcTCGACGACCCAAAGGACCACCGAACGGCGAAcaacgtagtgctgccatctctcaaacagcacagataataaatgtcgaaacaatgaatgccgattcgataactgtaatttattttataaaccgattagatttggtaaaataaatacaatattttaataaaaattaaaatattggaaagttaaaatttttaggGTTACAGTTAATAAAGTAGTAGAGCAAGTTTCCAGTTGACTATGAACCTCTTCGTGATTTAAGTTGGTGTGCGCGCCGCGTCGCGACCGGCGCCGTCGTGGACTGgactatacatatgtacatattgtttatattttaaatgtttcttttaaaacataaataaacgtaAACTTTATGAAcaacattatatacaataaagtgtttacttttaataacatttattctattatatacaacaaatgttgtttatgtataaatagcAGCGCTCGTACTACCGACGAAGTCATTCCgttcataaaatatgtttttgaaaaAATGCCATCTTAATTCGATTCCAAAGCTTCCGCTTCGAGAGTGCGGAAACAGCATTCAAAATCagcaatgtttattttattgttattgagtcggttaatactaataattacaaCTAATCAATAATTCtggttttaaatacattatatgtaaAACCATGAGGCGACACGGGCAACTTTTAATTTGTTCGTGTTAAATTTAAGTGAAGAAAATGTTTCTTCTCGACGTGGTGCCGTCCCTCGACAGCACTGGTTGTCTCGTTGATGGTTTAgttgtgtataatatatttttataataaagttatttaataaacaaattgtgtttttatttaatataacactgACTACAGTTAAGAATCACTATGGGAATATTCATCAATTTCAAAATACTCTTTAGACTGAcagttttagtaatttaaaataagagcaAACATTAACTTGCATTAAAACCTTTTAATTACaagtagtataaataaataagctaagTAGCCTATGTTTACGTAGTTATTTGCTTTTCCTCCttagatatttattacaagttttttttatacacatcaacatattgaataatacaaCACCAATGGAATtagattatttttgtaatgtatgacacatatacatatgtgacaTATCTTTAACGATTTTCTTACGTAATTGATGAAAGCAAATCGTCAACCttctaagtagcagcccggagtctggatgttggaagtgtctacactcccgtgcctcggaaagcacgtaaagccgttaatcctgcgcctgaactctttccgatcgtgtcggattgccgtcccatcggattttgagagtttGCGCACGCATTTGTGCACTATCTATCACTATCTCGtgcgtagttggctaaactcttgagattggctgccgtggccgaaatcagtctggaggacattattattattattatgtgcaAAAACAAAGTGAGAAAGCACGCTTGTGGACATCCCGGGCCTTCGAGACTCTTCTAAATAGACATTTttgattaattgtatttaaatccaAAATAACCATTTTGGTAATGCCTAATCgacatttattaaacataaaataaaaatccaacatttaaaaaaataa
It encodes:
- the LOC126774098 gene encoding cohesin subunit SA-1; this encodes MHRRGGKRIRMDDPPPEYVNPMTPATPMTDYGGQSVHEPETPNVNYSGFNVGAVANSTIAEAPREESEDQTEEETRSPSPAPTKRITRSRGRGGDGGYVGRLAESPPPPPLRRRGRGGRGRGRGRGAAPPPAYSPPPVLLPGDDENSLYNILRFNKTAINQVVDMWIEEYKSNRESALVQLMQFFINSSGCRGKVTPDMAQMDHTLIIKKMTQEFDEESGEYPLIMTGQTWKKFRSNFCEFIQTLVKMCQYSIIYDQYLMDNIISLLTGLSDSQVRAFRHTATLAVMKLMTALVDVALLTSVNCDNCLRQYEAERLKARDKRASERLEVLVAKRQELEENMEEIKNMLSYMFKSVFVHRYRDTLPDIRAITMSEIGIWMEKFPAHFLDDLYLKYIGWTLHDKVGEVRLRCLQALQPLYECEELKGKLELFTSKFKDRIVSMSLDKETEVAVHAVRLVIAILKMHPDVLTDKDCENVYELVYSSWRGVAAAAGEFLNVRLFRADDAPPPARSRRGKARLPNTPLVRDLVQFFIESELHEHGAYLVDSLIESNPMMKDWECMTDLLLEEAGAGEEALDNRQESSLIELMVCCVRQASTGEPPVGRGASRKHHHMLSKEQAKMVSDDRAKMTTHFMVTLPALLDKFGADPEKLTNLVAIPQYFDLELYTTQRQEGNLTLLLNKIREIVKVQTEAEVLETCGRTLEVLCGEQHAVYTRCNVARATVTDMCVNRYKEAIDDYRSLVEGGETPDADELFNVINSLRKVSIMYMCHNLNDTNIWDSLFEDLPKCVGDADSGMPAQALVYVVRACFYSVLWSLHELEERGEGGPLRERLAAYAALCRDVVARGRSAELREEAYSSLCDLLIFFAEQPGARRPALEPDAPLCDLLNDFVQEFVFVHHNYDGQDERRIEELHKRRNFLAAYCKLIVYNVAPIRRAADVFKHYIKCYNDYGDIIKATLSKAREINKLSCALTMELAMQALYTELVQRHASPHRQLPEFLELKELAKRFSVMFGLDAVKNREALTALHRAGVSFAALDPPRHLLFLEPLAEFSGKLLRQDKRAVLKFAESRFSTMQWGEEWAPLLAYRNSLLTDVPDERPPPARRHYTRRNRGQNEEEEGDDNADSDAEPV